One stretch of Tepiditoga spiralis DNA includes these proteins:
- the hcp gene encoding hydroxylamine reductase produces MFCYQCQETAGNKGCTVRGVCGKTEDVANMQDLLMYVMKGISIYSTKARELGIENEEVNKFIYNGLFMTITNANFDKQRFVDYVKEGLKLREEIKKQLETAGGKIEGTLPDCATWYAEKEEEFERKSYSPEVSVLATENEDVRSLRELITYGLKGLAAYLEHAVNLGFEDKDLYKFVQEALAKTTDDTLTVDELVALTLETGKYGVNAMALLDKANTETYGNPEVTKVNIGVGTNPGILISGHDLKDIEDLLKQTEGTGIDVYTHGEMLPAHYYPAFKKYKHFVGNYGNAWWKQTEEFETFNGPILFTTNCIVPPKKDASYADRVFTTGAAGYPGSKHIPDREPGEMKDFSEIIEMAKKCKPPVEIEKGEIVGGFAHNQVVALADKVVDAVKTGAIKKFFVMAGCDGRMKSRSYYTEFAEKLPKDTVILTAGCAKYRYNKLNLGDIGGIPRVLDAGQCNDSYSLAVIALKLKEIFELNDINELPIAYNIAWYEQKAVIVLLALLYLGVKNIHLGPTLPAFLSPNVANVLVKNFGIAGIGKVEDDIELFLS; encoded by the coding sequence ATGTTTTGTTATCAATGTCAAGAAACAGCAGGAAATAAAGGTTGTACAGTAAGAGGAGTTTGTGGTAAAACCGAAGATGTTGCAAATATGCAAGATTTATTAATGTATGTTATGAAAGGAATTTCAATATATAGTACAAAGGCAAGAGAATTAGGTATTGAAAATGAAGAAGTTAATAAATTTATTTACAATGGCTTATTTATGACAATTACAAATGCAAACTTTGATAAACAAAGATTTGTGGATTATGTAAAAGAAGGATTAAAATTAAGAGAAGAAATAAAAAAGCAATTAGAAACAGCTGGTGGTAAGATAGAAGGTACTTTACCAGATTGTGCAACATGGTATGCAGAAAAAGAAGAAGAATTTGAAAGAAAGAGTTATTCTCCTGAAGTTAGTGTTTTAGCAACTGAAAATGAAGACGTAAGATCATTAAGAGAATTAATAACTTATGGATTAAAAGGACTTGCTGCTTACTTAGAACATGCAGTTAATTTAGGATTTGAAGATAAAGATTTATATAAATTTGTTCAAGAAGCTTTAGCAAAAACAACAGATGATACATTAACAGTTGATGAATTAGTTGCTCTTACACTTGAAACTGGTAAATATGGAGTTAATGCTATGGCATTACTTGATAAAGCAAATACAGAAACCTATGGAAATCCTGAAGTTACAAAAGTAAATATAGGAGTTGGAACAAACCCAGGTATTTTAATAAGTGGTCATGATTTAAAAGATATAGAAGACTTATTGAAACAAACAGAAGGTACTGGAATTGATGTTTATACACATGGTGAAATGTTACCAGCTCATTATTATCCTGCATTTAAAAAGTATAAACACTTTGTTGGAAATTATGGAAATGCTTGGTGGAAACAAACGGAAGAGTTTGAAACTTTTAATGGCCCTATTTTATTCACGACAAATTGTATAGTTCCACCTAAAAAAGATGCTTCTTATGCAGATAGGGTGTTTACTACAGGTGCAGCTGGATATCCAGGGTCAAAACATATTCCAGATAGGGAACCTGGGGAAATGAAAGATTTTTCCGAAATAATTGAAATGGCTAAAAAATGTAAACCACCAGTAGAAATAGAAAAAGGTGAAATTGTTGGAGGATTTGCACACAATCAAGTTGTAGCACTTGCAGATAAAGTTGTAGATGCAGTAAAAACTGGCGCAATAAAAAAATTCTTTGTAATGGCTGGTTGTGATGGTAGAATGAAGTCAAGAAGCTACTATACAGAATTTGCAGAAAAATTACCAAAAGATACAGTAATATTGACTGCAGGATGTGCAAAATATAGATACAATAAATTAAATCTTGGAGATATTGGAGGAATACCAAGAGTTCTTGATGCAGGTCAATGTAATGATTCTTATTCATTAGCAGTTATAGCTCTTAAATTAAAAGAAATTTTTGAATTGAATGATATAAATGAATTACCAATAGCATACAATATTGCATGGTACGAACAAAAAGCTGTTATTGTATTATTAGCATTATTATACTTAGGTGTAAAAAATATACATCTTGGTCCAACATTACCAGCATTTTTATCACCAAACGTTGCAAATGTTTTAGTTAAAAATTTTGGAATTGCAGGAATAGGAAAAGTAGAAGACGATATAGAATTATTTTTATCATAA
- a CDS encoding amidohydrolase family protein gives MDKKIIKGNFIFSKNLNNLSFLENTHLLINDGKILDIFKEVPTKYKNLNILDFKNKIIIPPFVDLHLHAPQYAMRGLGMDKELLDWLNTYTFKEENKFKDIGYAKRIYNEFAKDLIKHGTLRAVIFATIHKKSTEILFEVLEKYGLETYVGKVNMDRNCPEFLKENTEKSLKETEELILNYKNNKKSKPIITPRFAPTSTQKLLKGLGELAIKYNIPIQSHLSENQKEVKWVKELYNHNYSEVYNENNLFGQTPTLMAHCIYLTKKGIELMKNNRVIAVHCPQSNVNLASGIMPVRTLLNEGLNIGLGSDIGAGHSIAIKRSMVMAIELSKLIYKDNKNLKPLSTEEVFFMATKGSDFFGKIGEFNVDFSFDALIIDDSNLGTTELTLKERLQRFIYIGDDRNIIKRYLNGKEINF, from the coding sequence ATGGATAAAAAAATTATTAAAGGAAACTTTATTTTTTCAAAAAATTTAAACAATCTATCTTTTTTAGAAAATACTCATTTGCTAATAAATGATGGAAAGATATTAGATATTTTTAAAGAAGTTCCAACTAAATATAAAAATTTAAATATACTTGATTTTAAAAACAAAATAATAATTCCACCATTTGTTGATCTACATTTACATGCTCCTCAATATGCTATGAGAGGACTTGGCATGGATAAAGAATTATTAGATTGGTTAAACACTTATACCTTTAAAGAAGAAAATAAATTTAAAGATATTGGATATGCAAAAAGAATATACAATGAGTTTGCAAAAGATCTAATAAAACACGGAACATTAAGAGCTGTCATTTTTGCAACAATTCATAAAAAAAGCACAGAAATATTATTTGAAGTATTAGAGAAATATGGACTTGAAACATATGTTGGAAAAGTAAACATGGATAGAAATTGTCCTGAATTTTTAAAAGAAAATACAGAAAAATCTCTAAAAGAAACCGAAGAATTAATTTTAAATTATAAAAATAACAAAAAATCAAAACCAATAATAACGCCTAGATTTGCTCCAACAAGTACACAAAAATTATTAAAAGGTCTCGGAGAATTAGCTATAAAGTATAATATTCCTATACAATCTCATCTCTCAGAAAACCAAAAAGAGGTAAAATGGGTTAAAGAATTATATAATCATAATTATTCTGAAGTTTATAATGAAAATAATTTATTTGGTCAAACGCCAACTTTAATGGCACATTGTATATACCTTACAAAAAAAGGAATTGAATTAATGAAAAATAACAGAGTAATTGCAGTCCATTGTCCTCAATCAAATGTAAACTTAGCAAGTGGTATAATGCCAGTTAGAACACTTTTAAACGAAGGATTAAATATAGGACTTGGAAGTGATATAGGAGCTGGTCATTCAATTGCGATAAAAAGAAGTATGGTAATGGCAATAGAACTTTCAAAATTAATTTATAAAGACAATAAAAATTTAAAACCTTTAAGTACAGAAGAAGTTTTTTTTATGGCTACAAAAGGATCAGATTTTTTTGGAAAAATAGGAGAATTTAATGTTGATTTTTCATTTGATGCATTAATTATAGACGATTCAAATCTTGGGACAACTGAATTAACATTAAAAGAACGTCTTCAAAGATTCATATATATTGGTGATGATAGAAATATTATAAAAAGATATTTAAATGGAAAAGAAATAAATTTTTAA
- a CDS encoding C-GCAxxG-C-C family protein, with protein sequence MNDAVNYFNNGYTCSQAIVKTFKNEFNIDEKILEAISYGFGGGMGKSGNICGAVSGGIMVIGMRNMNEKKDIVYKKVNKFISEFKKINGETSCTKLLEFSNELSEEEEKNKFKKKICTNCIKSTVELLNSQLILTK encoded by the coding sequence ATGAATGATGCAGTAAATTATTTTAATAATGGATATACTTGTTCTCAAGCTATCGTAAAAACATTTAAAAATGAATTTAATATTGATGAAAAAATACTTGAAGCTATATCATATGGTTTTGGTGGAGGAATGGGAAAAAGTGGAAATATATGTGGTGCAGTAAGTGGTGGTATTATGGTTATTGGAATGAGAAATATGAATGAAAAAAAAGATATAGTTTATAAAAAAGTAAATAAATTTATAAGCGAATTTAAAAAAATTAATGGTGAAACTTCGTGCACTAAACTTTTAGAATTCTCAAACGAATTATCGGAAGAAGAAGAAAAAAATAAATTTAAAAAGAAAATATGTACAAACTGTATTAAAAGTACCGTTGAACTATTAAATTCACAATTAATTTTAACAAAGTAA
- a CDS encoding MATE family efflux transporter yields the protein MLKKMYIKEILLISFPLIIQNTFRMFLGTTDKIFVGQLGEKSLAAVGGANQLFSLFIIVFFSFSSGLTILASQYKGSKNNKKLEEIISTSFFISLIFGVFLLITLETYSKSFLSWIKIKEDTLTLANNYFKIIIPSVFVLLFSSNCASIFNAFKKNKFSMIATIVSMITNIFLDYLLIFVFNFGIKGAAYATLISRILEFLILFIFLIYIMKVEKIKLKIYVNMSSLKNLVNISLPMSIDGAVWQFATTVNTAIIFKIGVSEAAIFEVIKIFQTIVLTPISAIAGASIGIIGNELGKNKKENAKSISINTIFISFIIVTILISNVMIFKNQIFSLFNLKQTTIQEGKKILNIIIFLVYAQTLNIIFPFILRSGGDTWSILGITIFGFWIIQIPISLLFAFTLHLGITGLMYAMLLAEIFKGTLFLLRYLKWKWMKNITIEVKK from the coding sequence ATGTTAAAAAAAATGTATATTAAGGAAATTTTATTAATTTCATTTCCTTTAATCATACAAAATACTTTTAGAATGTTTTTAGGAACAACAGACAAAATCTTTGTGGGGCAACTTGGTGAGAAATCTTTAGCAGCTGTTGGAGGGGCTAATCAATTATTTTCTTTATTTATAATAGTCTTTTTTTCTTTTTCATCAGGCTTAACTATACTTGCATCTCAGTATAAAGGGTCAAAAAATAATAAAAAATTAGAAGAAATTATATCTACTTCATTTTTTATATCATTAATATTTGGTGTTTTTTTATTAATAACATTGGAAACATATTCAAAAAGTTTTTTATCTTGGATAAAAATAAAAGAGGATACTTTAACATTAGCAAATAATTATTTTAAAATAATTATCCCTTCAGTTTTTGTTTTATTATTTTCTTCAAACTGTGCTTCAATATTCAATGCTTTTAAAAAAAATAAATTTTCTATGATTGCTACAATTGTTTCTATGATAACAAATATATTTTTAGATTATTTATTGATATTCGTATTTAATTTTGGAATAAAAGGTGCTGCTTATGCTACTTTAATTTCAAGAATTTTAGAATTTTTAATTTTATTCATATTCTTAATTTATATAATGAAAGTAGAGAAAATAAAATTAAAAATTTATGTAAATATGAGTTCTTTAAAAAATTTAGTGAATATTAGTCTCCCAATGTCAATAGATGGTGCTGTATGGCAATTTGCAACAACTGTAAATACTGCTATAATATTTAAAATAGGTGTTTCAGAAGCAGCAATATTTGAAGTAATAAAAATATTCCAAACAATAGTCCTAACTCCAATATCAGCAATTGCCGGAGCAAGTATAGGAATAATTGGAAATGAACTTGGTAAAAACAAAAAGGAAAATGCAAAAAGCATTTCAATAAATACAATCTTTATTTCTTTTATTATAGTAACTATTTTAATATCTAATGTAATGATTTTTAAAAATCAAATATTTTCTTTATTCAATTTAAAACAAACAACAATACAAGAAGGAAAAAAAATTTTAAATATAATTATATTTTTAGTTTATGCACAAACTCTAAATATAATTTTCCCTTTTATTCTTAGAAGTGGTGGAGATACTTGGTCAATTTTAGGAATAACTATATTTGGCTTTTGGATAATTCAAATTCCAATTTCATTACTATTTGCTTTTACTCTCCATTTAGGAATAACGGGATTGATGTACGCGATGTTATTAGCAGAAATATTTAAAGGAACTCTATTTTTATTAAGATATCTAAAGTGGAAATGGATGAAAAATATTACTATTGAGGTGAAAAAATGA
- a CDS encoding YitT family protein — protein MKEKLKVFKSYFIITLGVFINSIGWTAFLIPAKIVGGGLYGVSSLINFSTGFPVGLSYLLMNIILILIAIKTLGGGFGIKTIYGIITSSFFISIFENIFKQPLVDDRFLVAIIGGILSGAGVAIYFTQGASTGGTDIIAMIINKYRDVSPGRSMFFMNLAIISSSYFLFHSIEKIIYGIVVMAVSSYSLDMILEGSKQSAQVMIFSEKYKEIAEKISTEIRRGVTVLEGYGWYTKNKRNVLMIVIRKKEVPMIMYAIKSIDKDAFISIGNVMGVYGKGFEKIRR, from the coding sequence ATGAAAGAAAAATTAAAAGTTTTTAAATCTTATTTTATTATTACACTTGGAGTTTTTATAAACTCTATAGGTTGGACGGCATTTTTAATTCCAGCAAAAATTGTAGGTGGAGGTTTGTATGGTGTCAGTTCTTTAATTAATTTTTCCACAGGTTTTCCTGTTGGATTAAGTTATTTATTAATGAATATAATTCTTATTTTAATTGCAATAAAAACACTTGGTGGTGGATTTGGAATTAAAACTATATATGGAATAATTACATCATCATTTTTCATATCTATTTTTGAAAATATTTTTAAGCAGCCATTAGTTGATGATAGATTTTTAGTTGCTATTATTGGAGGAATTTTAAGTGGTGCGGGAGTTGCAATTTACTTTACACAAGGAGCAAGTACTGGTGGAACAGATATAATAGCTATGATTATAAATAAGTATAGAGATGTGAGCCCTGGAAGATCTATGTTTTTTATGAACTTAGCAATAATATCTAGCTCTTATTTTTTATTTCATTCAATTGAAAAAATAATTTATGGTATAGTTGTTATGGCTGTATCTTCATATTCACTCGATATGATACTTGAGGGAAGCAAACAATCAGCACAAGTAATGATTTTTTCAGAAAAATATAAAGAAATTGCAGAAAAAATTTCAACAGAAATAAGACGAGGAGTTACAGTTTTAGAAGGATATGGATGGTATACTAAAAATAAAAGGAATGTTTTAATGATAGTAATAAGAAAAAAGGAAGTTCCAATGATAATGTATGCAATAAAGAGTATAGACAAAGATGCCTTTATCTCGATAGGAAATGTTATGGGAGTTTATGGTAAAGGCTTTGAAAAAATTAGGAGGTAA
- a CDS encoding chromate transporter, translating to MFELFFSFFKISAMTLGGGYAMVPVMIKFLEKKGWMSEKEFMEILTIAQSLPGPIAFNTSRLVGEKLKGTKGAIVCSVAVIIPPFFVIIFASYLFNKFSQNIYVKYYLKGIYAAALGLIFGIVIKIFKNQKWNFLKIILLIIGVLSILFNNNFVLPVFVLMVVLNYIYENGRVKND from the coding sequence ATGTTTGAATTATTTTTTTCTTTTTTTAAAATATCTGCTATGACACTTGGTGGTGGATATGCTATGGTTCCAGTTATGATAAAATTTTTGGAAAAAAAAGGATGGATGAGTGAAAAAGAATTTATGGAAATATTAACGATTGCTCAATCATTACCTGGACCAATAGCATTTAACACATCTCGTTTAGTTGGCGAAAAATTAAAAGGAACCAAAGGAGCTATTGTTTGTTCTGTTGCAGTTATAATCCCGCCTTTTTTTGTTATAATATTTGCATCTTATTTATTTAATAAGTTTTCTCAAAATATTTATGTTAAATATTATTTAAAAGGAATATATGCAGCAGCTTTGGGATTAATTTTTGGAATAGTTATTAAAATATTTAAAAATCAAAAATGGAATTTTTTAAAGATAATATTATTAATAATAGGTGTTTTATCAATTCTTTTTAATAATAATTTTGTTTTGCCTGTGTTTGTTTTAATGGTTGTGTTAAATTATATATATGAAAATGGACGTGTTAAAAATGATTAA
- a CDS encoding chromate transporter: MIKMLLIFFKIGFLSFGGGWTTVGLIREDLISNGYMTLDIFSNAISISQMTPGPIAINLATYVGYINFGFWGALLNTIFFLIPPILILYFFRLLQNNILKMNRNILMNSLKLGTAILISMTLISFLKPLFKEFDYRVVLIALTSYFLFNKTKINPAYTILLSGFVGIILFNFL, translated from the coding sequence ATGATTAAAATGTTACTTATATTTTTTAAGATAGGTTTCTTATCATTTGGTGGCGGTTGGACAACTGTAGGTTTAATAAGAGAAGATTTAATTTCTAATGGGTATATGACATTGGATATTTTTTCAAATGCAATTTCTATTTCTCAAATGACGCCTGGACCAATAGCTATAAATTTAGCAACATATGTTGGATATATTAATTTTGGTTTTTGGGGAGCATTGTTAAACACAATTTTTTTCTTAATTCCTCCAATTTTAATACTGTATTTTTTTAGACTTTTACAAAACAACATTTTAAAAATGAATAGAAATATATTAATGAACTCTTTAAAATTGGGAACTGCTATTTTAATTTCTATGACCTTAATTTCATTTTTGAAACCATTATTTAAAGAATTTGATTATAGAGTAGTTTTAATTGCGTTAACTTCATATTTTTTATTCAATAAAACAAAAATAAATCCCGCTTATACGATTTTATTATCTGGATTTGTTGGAATTATTCTTTTTAACTTTTTATAA
- a CDS encoding AbiJ-NTD4 domain-containing protein: MPTFSERYKYIKENQIPYDKISKKLRNRLWNKIYPLLENEKLTKKILDDFFKINLYEFKENSIEFINNEFKKLEFHEVYSLIEFILKNHNYDLIKFKDSINKIFIEEKAQYRITGKQIVKLISSHEMKEIDKVFETEDLFLPVRKNIFKGLDSYLNHSYENSIDCSLKAIEEVCKIVFHKEGTLNTLIDEIPINTNYKLFFKNLSINLSYEDARLMLVTCSAFVNYIISKFWIN; encoded by the coding sequence ATGCCTACTTTTTCAGAAAGATATAAATATATAAAAGAAAACCAAATTCCATATGATAAAATAAGTAAAAAACTAAGAAATAGGCTATGGAACAAAATTTATCCTTTATTAGAAAATGAAAAACTAACAAAAAAAATATTGGATGATTTTTTCAAAATTAATTTATATGAATTTAAAGAAAATTCTATTGAATTTATAAATAATGAATTTAAAAAACTTGAATTTCATGAAGTTTATTCATTAATAGAATTTATATTAAAAAACCATAATTATGATTTAATCAAATTCAAAGATAGCATAAACAAAATTTTTATAGAAGAAAAAGCACAATACAGAATAACTGGAAAACAAATTGTAAAGTTAATAAGTTCACATGAAATGAAAGAAATCGACAAAGTATTTGAAACAGAAGATTTATTTTTGCCTGTTAGAAAAAATATTTTCAAAGGATTAGATTCTTATTTAAATCATTCATACGAAAATTCAATTGACTGTTCTTTAAAAGCTATTGAAGAAGTTTGTAAAATAGTTTTTCATAAAGAAGGTACCTTAAATACCTTAATAGATGAAATCCCAATAAATACTAATTATAAGCTTTTCTTTAAAAATCTTTCCATAAACCTTTCTTATGAGGACGCTAGATTGATGTTAGTAACTTGTTCAGCTTTTGTCAATTATATTATTTCAAAGTTTTGGATAAATTAA
- a CDS encoding biotin transporter BioY, translating to MDYKNISKVGVFTALLVVASWLVIPLPFGVPFSLQPLAVFIIVYMLKKNAWKSILTYLLLGTLGLPVFAGFSGGIAKLIGPTGGFLFGFLLASLLVFIPKINDILLGFLEIIIIYFMGIVWFKLYKDMSFFIAFKLLVPPFILWDIIKLFIAYSITKAVEKRLQIENA from the coding sequence GTGGATTATAAAAATATTTCAAAAGTAGGTGTTTTTACAGCACTATTGGTTGTTGCATCGTGGTTAGTTATACCTTTACCTTTTGGAGTGCCTTTTAGTTTACAACCTTTAGCTGTTTTTATAATTGTTTATATGCTCAAAAAAAATGCATGGAAATCAATTTTAACTTACTTATTACTTGGTACTCTTGGATTACCTGTTTTTGCAGGATTTTCTGGAGGTATTGCTAAGTTAATAGGTCCAACAGGTGGATTTTTATTTGGGTTTTTATTAGCTTCTTTATTGGTTTTTATACCTAAAATAAATGATATTCTTCTTGGTTTTCTAGAAATAATAATAATTTATTTTATGGGTATAGTGTGGTTCAAATTATATAAAGATATGAGTTTTTTTATAGCTTTTAAACTTTTGGTTCCACCTTTTATTTTGTGGGATATTATAAAGCTTTTTATAGCATATAGTATAACAAAAGCAGTTGAAAAAAGACTTCAAATAGAGAATGCATAA
- a CDS encoding nitrilase-related carbon-nitrogen hydrolase, with the protein MINISIVQFKPKLFKIKENVDTAINLIKNEKTDLFLFPELAFSGYSFSKNEEVKEVSENPKINKGYAFNKFKDFCIKNNVNIVYGFVEEDRNKFYNSSILIKKDGSFKIYRKTHLFYNEKKFFSNGNTGFFIENIKGVNIGLAICFDWFFPESFRTLSLMGADIILHSANLVMPYCQNANITRSLENRVYIATANTWGEEINNKIKNTFTGMSQLTDPFGNIIKRFPPQKNIVETFFIDEKLSRNKNINEKNNIFEDRKIQFYK; encoded by the coding sequence ATGATTAATATTTCAATAGTTCAATTCAAACCAAAACTTTTTAAAATAAAAGAAAATGTTGATACCGCTATAAATTTAATTAAAAATGAAAAAACAGATCTTTTCTTATTTCCTGAATTAGCCTTCAGCGGATATTCATTTTCAAAAAATGAAGAAGTAAAAGAAGTTTCTGAAAACCCTAAAATTAACAAAGGATATGCTTTTAACAAATTTAAAGATTTTTGTATAAAAAATAATGTAAATATTGTTTATGGATTTGTTGAAGAAGACAGAAATAAGTTTTACAACTCTTCAATTTTAATAAAAAAAGATGGGAGTTTTAAAATCTATAGAAAAACTCATCTTTTTTACAATGAAAAAAAATTTTTTTCAAATGGAAATACTGGTTTTTTTATAGAAAATATTAAAGGAGTAAATATTGGACTTGCAATATGTTTTGACTGGTTTTTCCCAGAATCATTTAGAACATTATCATTAATGGGAGCTGATATAATATTACATTCTGCAAATTTAGTAATGCCTTACTGTCAAAACGCAAACATTACTCGATCACTTGAAAATAGAGTATACATTGCAACAGCAAACACATGGGGAGAAGAAATAAATAATAAAATTAAAAATACATTTACTGGTATGAGTCAATTAACAGATCCATTTGGAAACATAATAAAAAGATTTCCACCACAAAAAAATATTGTAGAAACATTTTTTATCGATGAAAAACTTTCAAGAAACAAAAATATAAATGAAAAAAATAATATATTTGAAGACAGAAAAATTCAATTTTATAAATAA
- a CDS encoding 5-formyltetrahydrofolate cyclo-ligase, translating into MIIIKKILRQNILSIRKSISKTKYDELSKTINKKLLNLLSNFDYKTIALYYPIKKEVNSLDLIKNQLLNQKEVYLPKILNNQMNFFKLSSMKELKKGAYNIPEPISLETKNEIDIYIIPGIAFSKTMYRLGYGGGFYDRYFSINKKTKLIAPCFELQLLEELPYEEHDITIDYIVTEKNILKGSLNL; encoded by the coding sequence GTGATTATTATAAAAAAAATTCTAAGACAAAATATTTTATCCATAAGAAAATCTATTAGTAAAACAAAATATGATGAGTTATCAAAAACAATAAATAAAAAATTACTTAATTTATTAAGTAATTTTGACTATAAAACAATAGCTCTATACTACCCAATAAAAAAAGAAGTTAATTCTTTAGATTTAATAAAAAATCAACTATTAAATCAAAAGGAAGTTTATCTTCCAAAAATATTAAACAATCAAATGAATTTTTTTAAATTAAGTTCTATGAAAGAATTAAAAAAAGGAGCTTACAATATTCCAGAACCTATATCTTTAGAAACTAAAAATGAAATAGATATTTATATAATACCTGGTATTGCTTTTTCAAAAACAATGTATCGATTAGGATATGGTGGAGGATTTTATGATAGATATTTTTCAATAAATAAAAAAACAAAACTAATTGCTCCTTGTTTTGAACTTCAATTATTAGAAGAATTGCCTTATGAAGAACACGATATAACTATAGATTATATAGTAACAGAAAAAAATATATTAAAAGGAAGTCTTAATTTATGA
- a CDS encoding PHP domain-containing protein, whose protein sequence is MLIDMHSHSTFSDGTYTPQQLIEMAVEKKLEIYSITDHDNIGAQEFAINFSKEKKLNYVTGVEISCEFSSMLDILGYRIDIKNIKLNKVLNEIQDFRENRNVYMIEKLKKIGIEISMNELKQVAGSKIIGRPHFARVMVNKNYVKSFEEAFEKYLGDGKPGNVPKKKIKPLEAIELIRNAGGYPVIAHPRYLNLNKDRFEQFLKEMKKNGLWGLETYYSKNTVSENKYYYEIAKKYELIPTAGSDFHGLNKPDIKIGMEVTEEITNNIKKYFWGE, encoded by the coding sequence ATGCTAATAGATATGCACTCTCACAGTACATTTTCTGATGGTACTTATACACCTCAACAATTAATAGAAATGGCTGTTGAGAAAAAATTAGAAATATATTCAATAACTGATCATGATAATATTGGAGCACAAGAATTTGCAATTAATTTTTCAAAAGAAAAAAAATTAAACTATGTAACTGGTGTTGAAATCAGTTGCGAATTTAGTTCTATGTTAGATATACTTGGCTATAGAATAGATATAAAAAATATAAAATTAAATAAAGTATTAAATGAGATTCAAGATTTTAGAGAAAACAGAAATGTATATATGATTGAAAAGTTAAAAAAAATAGGTATTGAAATATCTATGAATGAACTAAAACAAGTAGCAGGTAGTAAAATAATTGGAAGACCTCATTTTGCAAGAGTTATGGTTAATAAAAATTATGTTAAATCATTTGAAGAAGCTTTTGAAAAGTATCTTGGTGATGGAAAACCTGGTAATGTACCTAAAAAAAAGATAAAACCATTAGAAGCAATTGAACTTATTAGAAATGCTGGTGGATATCCAGTAATTGCTCATCCTAGATATTTAAATTTAAATAAAGATAGATTTGAACAATTTTTGAAAGAAATGAAAAAAAATGGTTTGTGGGGATTGGAAACATATTATAGTAAAAATACGGTGTCTGAAAACAAATATTATTATGAAATAGCAAAAAAATATGAATTAATACCAACAGCAGGTAGTGATTTTCATGGCTTAAATAAACCAGATATAAAAATAGGTATGGAAGTTACAGAAGAAATTACAAATAACATAAAAAAATATTTTTGGGGGGAGTAG